A genomic segment from Mucilaginibacter terrenus encodes:
- a CDS encoding ATP-dependent DNA ligase: MKAFAQLFLSLDETNKTNEKVKVLKDYFTSVPDTDKMHMLALFTGRKPKRQINSTLIRNWAMEASNIPAWLFEESYHVVGDLAETMTLLMPESHESSSKTLTEWIAEINTLAVKTEDEKKQWLLNSWAMLDNQERFVFNKLLTGSFRVGVSQNLVVKALADVTGIEAPALTHRIMGSWMPEDYTFEQLVQEQHAGDDISRPYPFFLAYPIQETSDKGKTADEIEHSLGAAQDWQAEWKWDGIRAQMIKRDGQIFIWSRGEDLATEKFPELHPFLNALPDGTVLDGEILSFQNDQPMSFSVLQTRIGRKNLSKKILADSPVATIVYDCLEYNGEDIRYKSQSERRSLLEQLQADTPFPDVFRISALIAFNSWAELEKTREQSRAMIAEGIMLKRKSATYQVGRRRGDWWKWKIDPLSVDAVMIYAQKGHGRRADLYTDYTFAVWDGDKLVPFAKAYSGLTDQEINKVDYFVKRNTLEKFGPVRTVKPELVFEIGFEGINKSTRHKSGIALRFPRILRWRHDKPKEEADTIESLRALLNE; encoded by the coding sequence ATGAAAGCATTTGCACAGCTATTCCTCTCCTTAGACGAAACGAACAAAACCAACGAGAAAGTAAAGGTGCTGAAGGATTACTTTACCAGCGTGCCTGATACAGACAAGATGCATATGCTTGCCTTGTTTACCGGCAGAAAGCCCAAACGGCAGATCAATTCTACGCTGATACGTAACTGGGCAATGGAAGCTTCGAACATTCCGGCGTGGCTTTTTGAAGAAAGCTACCATGTAGTAGGCGATCTTGCCGAGACTATGACTTTGTTAATGCCCGAAAGCCACGAGAGTAGCAGTAAAACACTAACGGAGTGGATAGCAGAGATAAACACCCTTGCCGTTAAAACCGAAGACGAAAAGAAACAATGGCTGTTAAATTCATGGGCGATGCTGGATAACCAGGAGCGATTTGTTTTTAATAAGCTGCTTACCGGAAGTTTCCGTGTAGGGGTTTCGCAAAACCTGGTGGTAAAAGCCCTGGCAGATGTTACCGGTATAGAGGCACCGGCGCTTACCCACCGTATAATGGGCAGCTGGATGCCGGAAGACTACACCTTTGAACAGCTGGTGCAGGAACAACATGCAGGTGATGACATATCCCGGCCGTACCCGTTCTTCCTGGCGTATCCTATACAGGAGACCTCTGATAAAGGTAAAACGGCTGATGAGATTGAACATTCGCTTGGTGCGGCACAAGATTGGCAGGCCGAGTGGAAATGGGACGGCATACGTGCTCAAATGATAAAGCGCGACGGGCAGATATTTATCTGGAGCCGCGGCGAGGACCTGGCAACAGAAAAGTTCCCGGAACTACATCCCTTTTTGAATGCACTGCCTGACGGCACTGTGCTGGACGGCGAGATCCTGAGCTTTCAAAACGATCAGCCAATGTCATTCAGCGTTTTGCAAACACGTATTGGCCGTAAAAACCTCAGCAAGAAAATTTTGGCTGACAGCCCGGTAGCAACTATAGTTTACGACTGCCTGGAATACAATGGAGAGGACATTAGATACAAAAGCCAGTCGGAGCGCCGCAGCTTATTAGAACAACTGCAGGCCGATACACCATTCCCGGATGTGTTCCGTATATCGGCCTTAATAGCATTTAACAGTTGGGCCGAGCTGGAAAAGACAAGGGAGCAATCGCGCGCCATGATCGCAGAAGGCATCATGCTAAAACGTAAAAGCGCGACGTACCAGGTGGGCCGCCGCCGCGGTGACTGGTGGAAATGGAAGATAGACCCCTTGTCTGTAGACGCCGTGATGATCTACGCGCAAAAAGGCCATGGCCGCCGCGCTGACCTATATACCGACTATACCTTCGCCGTATGGGACGGCGACAAACTGGTACCTTTTGCCAAAGCCTATAGCGGCCTAACAGATCAGGAGATAAACAAGGTTGATTATTTTGTAAAACGCAACACCCTGGAAAAGTTCGGACCGGTAAGGACCGTTAAACCCGAACTGGTTTTTGAGATTGGGTTTGAGGGAATAAATAAATCTACCCGGCATAAGTCGGGCATTGCTTTGCGGTTCCCCCGCATCCTTCGCTGGAGGCATGATAAACCTAAGGAAGAAGCCGACACAATTGAGAGCCTGAGAGCCCTGCTGAACGAATAG
- a CDS encoding ABC transporter permease, with product MNTSIYIAKRYLFSKKQTHAINIISGISMLGVLVGSAALIIILSVFNGFEEVILSLYSDFTPEIRIEPRLGKTFDPNTPYLAALKKDGRIFSYTPVLQEKVLLRYGDKPFIGTIKGVSDDFLKKKDLDSVLRAGSFTLKDDRYYYAVIGTTIEQSLGVSIKDQFTPLQIYSPRRTSSNAANPMNDFAFRPITPSGVFSIQAEFDDMVIVPIEFTRDLLDEPVKVSAVEINLKPGTNIDDVQEEITNKIGNSYVVKNRKQQNTELYKTINYERWSIFMILTFVLIIAIFNIIGSLTMLVMDKRKDIAILTSLGASKTLIQGIFFFEGMMISMVGLVIGVAVGTLVCIVQQQFKLIKMGAELSVLDAYPVAFNPGDFLLVFVTVLFIAVIASGISARLSVKGLDEIKQDL from the coding sequence TTGAATACATCCATTTACATAGCCAAGCGATACCTGTTCAGCAAGAAGCAGACGCATGCCATCAACATTATTTCGGGCATATCCATGCTGGGGGTATTGGTGGGCAGCGCAGCGCTTATAATCATACTATCGGTGTTCAACGGCTTTGAAGAGGTTATTCTTTCTCTGTACAGCGACTTCACACCCGAAATAAGGATAGAGCCGAGGCTGGGAAAAACCTTTGATCCGAATACGCCGTACCTTGCAGCGCTGAAAAAAGATGGCCGGATATTTTCTTACACCCCTGTATTGCAGGAAAAGGTGCTGCTGAGATACGGCGACAAACCTTTTATTGGAACCATTAAAGGCGTAAGTGACGACTTTCTGAAGAAGAAGGACTTAGACAGCGTACTGCGGGCAGGATCGTTCACCCTTAAAGACGACCGGTACTACTACGCCGTGATAGGCACAACCATAGAGCAAAGCCTTGGTGTAAGTATAAAAGACCAGTTTACCCCGCTACAGATCTACTCGCCCAGGCGTACCAGCAGCAATGCGGCAAACCCCATGAACGACTTTGCCTTCCGGCCAATAACCCCCTCCGGTGTATTTTCTATCCAGGCAGAGTTTGATGACATGGTGATTGTGCCTATTGAATTTACCCGCGACCTGCTGGACGAGCCGGTAAAGGTTTCGGCTGTAGAGATAAACCTGAAACCAGGCACAAATATAGATGATGTGCAAGAGGAGATTACAAATAAGATAGGTAACAGCTACGTAGTTAAGAACCGAAAACAGCAAAATACCGAACTGTATAAAACCATTAATTACGAGCGCTGGTCCATTTTCATGATCCTTACTTTTGTACTCATCATTGCCATTTTCAACATCATCGGTTCTCTTACCATGCTGGTGATGGATAAGCGTAAAGACATTGCCATACTTACCAGCCTGGGTGCAAGCAAAACCTTAATACAGGGGATATTCTTTTTTGAGGGTATGATGATATCTATGGTGGGGCTAGTAATTGGGGTGGCCGTGGGTACTTTGGTATGTATTGTACAGCAGCAGTTTAAACTCATAAAAATGGGTGCCGAGCTTTCCGTACTGGACGCTTACCCAGTTGCCTTTAACCCGGGCGATTTCTTATTGGTATTTGTTACCGTACTCTTTATAGCCGTTATCGCTTCGGGCATTAGCGCCCGCTTAAGTGTAAAAGGCTTGGACGAGATAAAGCAAGATCTGTAA
- a CDS encoding MBL fold metallo-hydrolase: MAKLKSFVNNPYQENTYLLYGDSGECAIIDPGMYTSAEQNAVVNFITENSLKPVMLLNTHCHIDHVLGNKFLFDQYGLKPRFNIGESETLASVVVYAPAMGFRYDASPLPDEYLPESGTITFGHTSVELIFAPGHSPAHLCFYDKEDNILIGGDVLFRNSIGRTDLPGGNHNQLIENIRLKLFVLPDDCTVYPGHGPETTIGYEKQHNPYL, from the coding sequence ATGGCTAAGCTAAAATCCTTCGTCAACAACCCGTACCAGGAGAACACTTATTTATTGTATGGTGATAGCGGCGAATGCGCCATTATTGACCCGGGGATGTATACTTCGGCGGAGCAAAATGCAGTAGTAAATTTCATAACGGAAAATAGTCTAAAGCCAGTAATGCTGCTTAACACGCATTGCCATATAGACCACGTACTGGGTAACAAATTTTTGTTTGACCAATACGGCCTAAAGCCGAGGTTTAACATAGGGGAAAGCGAAACGCTTGCATCGGTAGTGGTGTATGCCCCTGCAATGGGGTTCAGGTACGATGCCTCTCCACTGCCAGACGAGTATTTGCCCGAAAGCGGTACCATTACATTTGGCCATACATCAGTGGAGCTGATTTTTGCCCCGGGACATTCGCCCGCGCACCTTTGTTTTTACGACAAGGAAGACAATATTTTGATAGGGGGCGACGTACTGTTTCGAAACAGCATAGGACGTACAGATCTTCCCGGCGGCAACCACAATCAGCTGATAGAAAATATAAGGCTGAAACTTTTTGTTCTCCCGGATGATTGTACGGTATACCCGGGCCATGGTCCCGAAACTACAATAGGTTACGAAAAACAGCACAATCCTTACCTGTAA
- a CDS encoding DUF1835 domain-containing protein: MNATTLHILNGDATLTGFNQAGIDGDVMIWREALSEGPVILNVDSAEFWQLRSDWVCSTFNETPENYHTGMIVPLEMLNEPYEEINLWFEFDLHCQVNLLAVMMLLRQQTNLSQPAVYLISPNEFPGVNNFNGMGELDGEQLDYLYDNIRLQLSDYDFTLAAEAWKLYIIGDKALLEQWLIETPFWGNMHNLKAAMQAQVQRLHVDSEGLNHIHHKLLAIYNAGYNQKGDICRQFWQTEKIYGMGDAQLDIYLQQLVDKGLITTL, encoded by the coding sequence ATGAATGCAACAACCCTCCACATCCTCAACGGCGACGCAACTTTAACCGGGTTTAACCAGGCCGGCATCGATGGTGATGTTATGATCTGGCGAGAGGCTTTATCTGAAGGACCCGTTATATTAAACGTGGATTCGGCAGAATTTTGGCAATTACGGTCTGATTGGGTGTGCAGTACATTTAACGAAACACCTGAAAACTACCATACTGGCATGATTGTGCCACTCGAGATGCTCAATGAGCCATACGAAGAGATAAACCTCTGGTTTGAGTTTGACCTCCACTGCCAGGTGAATCTTCTGGCAGTGATGATGCTTTTGCGGCAGCAAACAAACCTCTCACAACCAGCTGTTTACCTCATCAGCCCAAATGAGTTCCCGGGTGTAAATAACTTTAATGGCATGGGCGAGCTTGATGGAGAACAGCTTGATTATCTATATGATAACATCAGGCTGCAGCTGAGTGACTATGACTTTACACTTGCAGCCGAAGCATGGAAACTGTATATTATAGGAGATAAAGCTTTATTAGAGCAGTGGCTAATAGAAACTCCCTTTTGGGGCAATATGCACAACCTAAAGGCGGCAATGCAGGCACAAGTACAAAGGTTGCATGTTGATTCCGAGGGCCTTAATCACATCCACCACAAGCTATTAGCTATCTATAATGCTGGCTATAACCAAAAGGGGGACATCTGCCGCCAATTTTGGCAAACCGAAAAGATATACGGCATGGGAGACGCACAGCTTGACATCTATTTACAACAGTTAGTTGATAAAGGACTGATAACTACTTTATAA
- a CDS encoding ligase-associated DNA damage response exonuclease, translating to MAKPLLEFTDRGIYCEHGDFYIDPWKPVDDAVITHAHADHAYVGHKRYLAHELSREVLYYRLGDINLQTVAYGETVIKNGVEVCLFPAGHVIGSAQIRVSYKGQVWVVSGDYKTEDDGISTPFEPVKCHHFISECTFGMPVYTWKPQSQLFTDVNSWWQSNVENGLGTIIVGYSLGKAQRILQNLDLSIGKVYTHGVIENTNEALRRNGVVLNPTHRITFDSPKEEVRKGIILAPPSAVGTPWMRKFQPYSFGYCSGWMAIRGAKRRRAADRGFIMSDHADWNGLVSAIDATGCECVYLTHGYTASFTRYLNEIGFNAREVHTLYGGEEEDATITENEEKKETAEVKEADA from the coding sequence ATGGCCAAACCACTGCTAGAGTTTACCGACCGCGGTATTTACTGCGAACACGGCGATTTTTACATCGACCCATGGAAACCCGTGGACGATGCGGTAATTACGCATGCCCATGCAGACCATGCCTATGTAGGGCACAAGCGCTACCTTGCGCATGAGCTGTCGCGCGAGGTGCTTTACTATCGCCTGGGCGACATTAACTTGCAAACCGTAGCTTACGGCGAAACCGTAATAAAGAACGGTGTAGAAGTTTGCCTGTTCCCCGCAGGACACGTTATTGGTTCGGCACAAATAAGGGTAAGTTATAAGGGGCAGGTTTGGGTGGTATCCGGCGATTACAAGACTGAGGACGACGGGATATCTACCCCGTTTGAACCGGTTAAATGTCATCACTTTATATCCGAATGTACCTTTGGTATGCCGGTTTACACCTGGAAACCACAATCGCAGTTATTTACTGATGTGAACAGCTGGTGGCAAAGCAATGTGGAAAACGGACTTGGTACCATAATAGTTGGCTACTCGCTGGGTAAAGCGCAGCGCATCCTGCAAAACCTCGATCTCAGCATCGGCAAGGTTTATACACACGGGGTTATCGAAAACACCAATGAAGCACTTCGCCGCAATGGCGTAGTCCTCAACCCTACGCACCGGATCACTTTCGATTCGCCAAAAGAGGAAGTGCGCAAGGGAATCATCCTCGCGCCGCCTTCGGCAGTTGGCACACCGTGGATGCGGAAGTTTCAACCCTATAGCTTTGGATATTGCAGCGGCTGGATGGCCATAAGAGGCGCGAAAAGGCGCAGGGCTGCGGATAGAGGTTTCATAATGTCTGACCATGCCGACTGGAACGGCCTGGTAAGCGCCATAGATGCTACGGGCTGCGAGTGCGTTTACCTCACTCATGGCTACACCGCATCTTTCACCCGCTATCTTAACGAAATTGGCTTTAACGCCCGTGAGGTGCATACCCTGTACGGCGGAGAGGAAGAAGATGCTACCATTACTGAAAACGAAGAGAAAAAAGAAACAGCAGAAGTGAAGGAGGCAGACGCATGA